A genome region from Ursus arctos isolate Adak ecotype North America unplaced genomic scaffold, UrsArc2.0 scaffold_18, whole genome shotgun sequence includes the following:
- the EGFL7 gene encoding epidermal growth factor-like protein 7 isoform X4, which produces MFNSRELLLLCFLVPAVGGTEHIFRPGRRVCATGAPRGPESESFVQRVYQPFLTTCDGHRACSTYRTIYRTAYRRSPGLAAPRPRYACCPGWKRTSGLPRACGAAVCQPPCQNGGSCVQPGRCHCPAGWQGDTCQTDVDECRAGGGTCPQHCVNTAGSYWCQCREGHGPSAEGVPCLPERGTPRVAPNPTTARRRHTSAGDGTLLLLVRAVTLQTRTVSNNALSTAWHQERDADLGLDSSAPWGHGDAGAGGGAHLPRR; this is translated from the exons ATGTTCAACTCCAGGGAGCTACTTCTCCTGTGCTTCCTGGTGCCGGCAGTGGGTGGCACTGAGCACATCTTCCGGCCTGG CCGCAGGGTGTGTGCCACCGGGGCTCCCAGGGGCCCCGAGTCGGAGTCTTTCGTGCAGAGAGTGTACCAGCCCTTCCTCACCACCTGTGATGGGCACCGAGCCTGCAGCACCTACCG GACCATCTACAGGACCGCCTACCGCCGCAGCCCTGGGCTGGCTGCCCCCAGGCCTCGCTATGCCTGCTGCCCCGGCTGGAAGAGGACCAGCGGGCTCCCCAGGGcctgtggggcag CCGTATGCCAGCCCCCATGCCAGAACGGAGGCAGCTGTGTCCAGCCAGGCCGCTGTCACTGCCCTGCGGGATGGCAGGGCGACACCTGCCAGACAG ACGTGGACGAGtgcagggctggagggggcaCGTGCCCCCAGCACTGCGTCAACACTGCGGGGAGTTACTGGTGCCAGTGTCGGGAAGGGCACGGCCCATCTGCAGAAGGTGTGCCCTGCCTGCCCGAGAGGGGGACCCCCAGGGTAGCCCCGAACCCCACAACAG CCAGGAGACGCCACACCTCTGCTGGCGACGGGACATTATTACTTTTGGTACGCGCTGTGACACTTCAAACTCGTACCGTGAGTAATAATGCGCTGTCGACAGCCTGGCACCAAGAGCGCGACGCGGACCTCGGCTTGGACAGCTCAGCACCGTGGGGACATGGGgacgcgggggcggggggcggggcgcaCCTGCCCAGGCGCTGA
- the EGFL7 gene encoding epidermal growth factor-like protein 7 isoform X1 yields the protein MFNSRELLLLCFLVPAVGGTEHIFRPGRRVCATGAPRGPESESFVQRVYQPFLTTCDGHRACSTYRTIYRTAYRRSPGLAAPRPRYACCPGWKRTSGLPRACGAAVCQPPCQNGGSCVQPGRCHCPAGWQGDTCQTDVDECRAGGGTCPQHCVNTAGSYWCQCREGHGPSAEGVPCLPERGTPRVAPNPTTGTDSAVEEEVRRLRSRVDVLEQKLQLVLAPLHSLALRALEHGLPDPSSLLAHSFRQLDRIDSLSEQISFLEEQLGSCSCKKEL from the exons ATGTTCAACTCCAGGGAGCTACTTCTCCTGTGCTTCCTGGTGCCGGCAGTGGGTGGCACTGAGCACATCTTCCGGCCTGG CCGCAGGGTGTGTGCCACCGGGGCTCCCAGGGGCCCCGAGTCGGAGTCTTTCGTGCAGAGAGTGTACCAGCCCTTCCTCACCACCTGTGATGGGCACCGAGCCTGCAGCACCTACCG GACCATCTACAGGACCGCCTACCGCCGCAGCCCTGGGCTGGCTGCCCCCAGGCCTCGCTATGCCTGCTGCCCCGGCTGGAAGAGGACCAGCGGGCTCCCCAGGGcctgtggggcag CCGTATGCCAGCCCCCATGCCAGAACGGAGGCAGCTGTGTCCAGCCAGGCCGCTGTCACTGCCCTGCGGGATGGCAGGGCGACACCTGCCAGACAG ACGTGGACGAGtgcagggctggagggggcaCGTGCCCCCAGCACTGCGTCAACACTGCGGGGAGTTACTGGTGCCAGTGTCGGGAAGGGCACGGCCCATCTGCAGAAGGTGTGCCCTGCCTGCCCGAGAGGGGGACCCCCAGGGTAGCCCCGAACCCCACAACAG GCACGGACAGCGCCGTGGAGGAGGAAGTCCGGAGGCTGCGGTCAAGGGTAGACGTGTTGGAGCAG AAGCTGCAGCTGGTGCTGGCCCCATTGCATAGCCTGGCCTTGAGGGCGCTGGAGCATGGGCTCCCGGACCCCAGCAGCCTGCTGGCTCACTCCTTCCGTCAGCTGGACCGCATCGACTCCCTGAGTGAGCAGATCTCCTTCCTGGAGGAGCAGCTGGGGTCCT GTTCCTGCAAGAAGGAGCTGTGA
- the EGFL7 gene encoding epidermal growth factor-like protein 7 isoform X2: MFNSRELLLLCFLVPAVGGTEHIFRPGRRVCATGAPRGPESESFVQRVYQPFLTTCDGHRACSTYRTIYRTAYRRSPGLAAPRPRYACCPGWKRTSGLPRACGAAVCQPPCQNGGSCVQPGRCHCPAGWQGDTCQTDVDECRAGGGTCPQHCVNTAGSYWCQCREGHGPSAEGVPCLPERGTPRVAPNPTTGTDSAVEEEVRRLRSRVDVLEQKLQLVLAPLHSLALRALEHGLPDPSSLLAHSFRQLDRIDSLSSCKKEL; this comes from the exons ATGTTCAACTCCAGGGAGCTACTTCTCCTGTGCTTCCTGGTGCCGGCAGTGGGTGGCACTGAGCACATCTTCCGGCCTGG CCGCAGGGTGTGTGCCACCGGGGCTCCCAGGGGCCCCGAGTCGGAGTCTTTCGTGCAGAGAGTGTACCAGCCCTTCCTCACCACCTGTGATGGGCACCGAGCCTGCAGCACCTACCG GACCATCTACAGGACCGCCTACCGCCGCAGCCCTGGGCTGGCTGCCCCCAGGCCTCGCTATGCCTGCTGCCCCGGCTGGAAGAGGACCAGCGGGCTCCCCAGGGcctgtggggcag CCGTATGCCAGCCCCCATGCCAGAACGGAGGCAGCTGTGTCCAGCCAGGCCGCTGTCACTGCCCTGCGGGATGGCAGGGCGACACCTGCCAGACAG ACGTGGACGAGtgcagggctggagggggcaCGTGCCCCCAGCACTGCGTCAACACTGCGGGGAGTTACTGGTGCCAGTGTCGGGAAGGGCACGGCCCATCTGCAGAAGGTGTGCCCTGCCTGCCCGAGAGGGGGACCCCCAGGGTAGCCCCGAACCCCACAACAG GCACGGACAGCGCCGTGGAGGAGGAAGTCCGGAGGCTGCGGTCAAGGGTAGACGTGTTGGAGCAG AAGCTGCAGCTGGTGCTGGCCCCATTGCATAGCCTGGCCTTGAGGGCGCTGGAGCATGGGCTCCCGGACCCCAGCAGCCTGCTGGCTCACTCCTTCCGTCAGCTGGACCGCATCGACTCCCTGA GTTCCTGCAAGAAGGAGCTGTGA
- the EGFL7 gene encoding epidermal growth factor-like protein 7 isoform X3, translating into MFNSRELLLLCFLVPAVGGTEHIFRPGRRVCATGAPRGPESESFVQRVYQPFLTTCDGHRACSTYRTIYRTAYRRSPGLAAPRPRYACCPGWKRTSGLPRACGAAVCQPPCQNGGSCVQPGRCHCPAGWQGDTCQTDVDECRAGGGTCPQHCVNTAGSYWCQCREGHGPSAEGVPCLPERGTPRVAPNPTTGTDSAVEEEVRRLRSRVDVLEQTLPLVDILGPAEPLLATGFPKSLVGQRGSLGLAHRSCSWCWPHCIAWP; encoded by the exons ATGTTCAACTCCAGGGAGCTACTTCTCCTGTGCTTCCTGGTGCCGGCAGTGGGTGGCACTGAGCACATCTTCCGGCCTGG CCGCAGGGTGTGTGCCACCGGGGCTCCCAGGGGCCCCGAGTCGGAGTCTTTCGTGCAGAGAGTGTACCAGCCCTTCCTCACCACCTGTGATGGGCACCGAGCCTGCAGCACCTACCG GACCATCTACAGGACCGCCTACCGCCGCAGCCCTGGGCTGGCTGCCCCCAGGCCTCGCTATGCCTGCTGCCCCGGCTGGAAGAGGACCAGCGGGCTCCCCAGGGcctgtggggcag CCGTATGCCAGCCCCCATGCCAGAACGGAGGCAGCTGTGTCCAGCCAGGCCGCTGTCACTGCCCTGCGGGATGGCAGGGCGACACCTGCCAGACAG ACGTGGACGAGtgcagggctggagggggcaCGTGCCCCCAGCACTGCGTCAACACTGCGGGGAGTTACTGGTGCCAGTGTCGGGAAGGGCACGGCCCATCTGCAGAAGGTGTGCCCTGCCTGCCCGAGAGGGGGACCCCCAGGGTAGCCCCGAACCCCACAACAG GCACGGACAGCGCCGTGGAGGAGGAAGTCCGGAGGCTGCGGTCAAGGGTAGACGTGTTGGAGCAG ACGCTCCCTCTGGTGGACATCCTGGGCCCTGCAGAGCCCTTACTGGCCACAGGGTTCCCTAAAAGCCTTGTGGGACAGAGAGGGTCCCTCGGTCTGGCCCACAGAAGCTGCAGCTGGTGCTGGCCCCATTGCATAGCCTGGCCTTGA
- the EGFL7 gene encoding epidermal growth factor-like protein 7 isoform X5, translated as MFNSRELLLLCFLVPAVGGTEHIFRPGRRVCATGAPRGPESESFVQRVYQPFLTTCDGHRACSTYRTIYRTAYRRSPGLAAPRPRYACCPGWKRTSGLPRACGAAVCQPPCQNGGSCVQPGRCHCPAGWQGDTCQTDVDECRAGGGTCPQHCVNTAGSYWCQCREGHGPSAEGVPCLPERGTPRVAPNPTTGTDSAVEEEVRRLRSRVDVLEQVPARRSCEATWAPGFGS; from the exons ATGTTCAACTCCAGGGAGCTACTTCTCCTGTGCTTCCTGGTGCCGGCAGTGGGTGGCACTGAGCACATCTTCCGGCCTGG CCGCAGGGTGTGTGCCACCGGGGCTCCCAGGGGCCCCGAGTCGGAGTCTTTCGTGCAGAGAGTGTACCAGCCCTTCCTCACCACCTGTGATGGGCACCGAGCCTGCAGCACCTACCG GACCATCTACAGGACCGCCTACCGCCGCAGCCCTGGGCTGGCTGCCCCCAGGCCTCGCTATGCCTGCTGCCCCGGCTGGAAGAGGACCAGCGGGCTCCCCAGGGcctgtggggcag CCGTATGCCAGCCCCCATGCCAGAACGGAGGCAGCTGTGTCCAGCCAGGCCGCTGTCACTGCCCTGCGGGATGGCAGGGCGACACCTGCCAGACAG ACGTGGACGAGtgcagggctggagggggcaCGTGCCCCCAGCACTGCGTCAACACTGCGGGGAGTTACTGGTGCCAGTGTCGGGAAGGGCACGGCCCATCTGCAGAAGGTGTGCCCTGCCTGCCCGAGAGGGGGACCCCCAGGGTAGCCCCGAACCCCACAACAG GCACGGACAGCGCCGTGGAGGAGGAAGTCCGGAGGCTGCGGTCAAGGGTAGACGTGTTGGAGCAG GTTCCTGCAAGAAGGAGCTGTGAGGCCACCTGGGCCCCCGGCTTTGGCTCCTGA
- the AGPAT2 gene encoding 1-acyl-sn-glycerol-3-phosphate acyltransferase beta isoform X2, whose amino-acid sequence MKFKYVLGLRFETKGLQKLEVDHPCVIISNHQSILDMMGLMEALPERCVQIAKRELLFLGPVGLVIYLGGIFFINRQQSRTARTVMADVGERMVKDNLKVWIYPEGTRNDNGDLLPFKKGAFYLAIQAQVRQGAALLAGQGGAYHPRDILQLLLLLQTQDEALQLRNHQGGSAGCHPYQWPHCRRCPQAYGHLPSGHEDHLPPLVRDAPGERGDCRALFPASPVTETWGGAGPGDRMGPAGGRAWLENRGTSSPALAAKYHSVLLPRFPRFYSPGYRRLPPAIGLRSRPLMSPQKESQLERPQEAHACASRMREQAGVQRGRQAGLSCTLLPGPGGRGGWLGGPASGRNGTGGGVWPDTWSCAAWASGRATKQRSVLRWPWEQAGQTGTALRPRFLINELLEAPGELWSPGVGGVLPCWGCPPQRPPPGARPTIILR is encoded by the exons ATGAAGTTCAAGTACGTATTAGGCCTTCGTTTCGAGACCAAGGGTCTCCAGAAGCTGGAGGTGGACCACCCCTGTGTCATCATTTCTAACCACCAGAGCATCCTGGACATGATGG GCCTGATGGAGGCCCTGCCTGAGCGCTGCGTGCAGATCGCCAAGCGGGAGCTGCTCTTCTTGGGGCCCGTGGGCCTCGTCATATACCTCGGGGGCATCTTCTTCATCAACCGACAGCAGTCCAGGACCGCCAGGACCGTGATGGCCGACGTGGGCGAGCGCATGGTCAAGGACAAC CTTAAAGTGTGGATCTACCCTGAGGGCACACGGAACGACAACGGGGACCTGCTGCCTTTCAAGAAAGGCGCCTTCTACCTGGCGATCCAGGCCCAGGTGCGCCAGGGCGCTGCCCTCCTAGCCGGGCAGGGAG GTGCCTATCATCCCCGTGATATACTCCAGCTTCTCCTCCTTCTACAAACCCAAGACGAAGCTCTTCAGCTCAG GAACCATCAAGGTGGAAGTGCTGGATGCCATCCCTACCAGTGGCCTCACTGTCGCCGATGTCCCCAAGCTTATGGACACCTGCCATCAGGCCATGAGGACCACCTTCCTCCGCTTGTCCGGGATGCCCCAGGAGAACGGGGCGACTGCAGGGCCTTGTTCCCAGCCAGCCCAGTAACTGAGacctggggtggggcaggaccTGGGGACAGGATGGGGCCAGCCGGGGGCAGGGCCTGGCTAGAGAACAGAGGGacctcttcccctgccctggcTGCTAAATATCACAGTGTCCTGCTCCCGAGGTTCCCCCGCTTTTATTCCCCCGGATACAGGAGGCTGCCTCCTGCCATCGGCCTCAGATCCAGACCTCTGATGTCCCCCCAAAAGGAGAGTCAGCTGGAACGTCCCCAGGAAGCCCACGCTTGTGCCTCCCGGATGCGGGAGCAGGCTGGGGTCCAGCGGGGTCGACAGGCAGGGCTGAGCTGCaccctcctgcctgggcccgggGGGCGCGGAGGCTGGCTGGGCGGCCCGGCCTCTGGGAGAAACGGGACTGGGGGGGGTGTGTGGCCAGACACCTGGTCTTGTGCAGCCTGGGCCTCGGGGAGAGCCACGAAGCAGAGGTCTGTGCTCCGCTGGCCTTGGGAGCAAGCCGGCCAAACAGGCACTGCACTCCGTCCGCGTTTTTTAATAAACGAACTCTTGGAAGCGCCTGGTGAGTTGTGGTCACCAGGGGTGGGCGGGGTGCTACCATGCTGGGGCTGCCCCCCGCAGCGTCCCCCTCCAGGGGCCAGGCCCACGATCATCCTGCGGTAG
- the AGPAT2 gene encoding 1-acyl-sn-glycerol-3-phosphate acyltransferase beta isoform X1 — protein MELWPWLTAALLGLLLLVQLSRAAKFYAKITLYCALCVVGSTMASVVCLLRHHGRTVENMRIIKWFVMKFKYVLGLRFETKGLQKLEVDHPCVIISNHQSILDMMGLMEALPERCVQIAKRELLFLGPVGLVIYLGGIFFINRQQSRTARTVMADVGERMVKDNLKVWIYPEGTRNDNGDLLPFKKGAFYLAIQAQVRQGAALLAGQGGAYHPRDILQLLLLLQTQDEALQLRNHQGGSAGCHPYQWPHCRRCPQAYGHLPSGHEDHLPPLVRDAPGERGDCRALFPASPVTETWGGAGPGDRMGPAGGRAWLENRGTSSPALAAKYHSVLLPRFPRFYSPGYRRLPPAIGLRSRPLMSPQKESQLERPQEAHACASRMREQAGVQRGRQAGLSCTLLPGPGGRGGWLGGPASGRNGTGGGVWPDTWSCAAWASGRATKQRSVLRWPWEQAGQTGTALRPRFLINELLEAPGELWSPGVGGVLPCWGCPPQRPPPGARPTIILR, from the exons ATGGAGCTCTGGCCGTGGCTGACCGCGgcgctgctggggctgctgctgctcgTGCAGCTGAGCCGCGCCGCCAAGTTCTACGCCAAGATCACCCTGTACTGCGCTCTCTGCGTCGTGGGCTCCACGATGGCCTCGGTCGTCTGCCTGCTGCGCCACCACGGCCGGACAGTGGAGAACATGAG GATCATCAAATGGTTTGTCATGAAGTTCAAGTACGTATTAGGCCTTCGTTTCGAGACCAAGGGTCTCCAGAAGCTGGAGGTGGACCACCCCTGTGTCATCATTTCTAACCACCAGAGCATCCTGGACATGATGG GCCTGATGGAGGCCCTGCCTGAGCGCTGCGTGCAGATCGCCAAGCGGGAGCTGCTCTTCTTGGGGCCCGTGGGCCTCGTCATATACCTCGGGGGCATCTTCTTCATCAACCGACAGCAGTCCAGGACCGCCAGGACCGTGATGGCCGACGTGGGCGAGCGCATGGTCAAGGACAAC CTTAAAGTGTGGATCTACCCTGAGGGCACACGGAACGACAACGGGGACCTGCTGCCTTTCAAGAAAGGCGCCTTCTACCTGGCGATCCAGGCCCAGGTGCGCCAGGGCGCTGCCCTCCTAGCCGGGCAGGGAG GTGCCTATCATCCCCGTGATATACTCCAGCTTCTCCTCCTTCTACAAACCCAAGACGAAGCTCTTCAGCTCAG GAACCATCAAGGTGGAAGTGCTGGATGCCATCCCTACCAGTGGCCTCACTGTCGCCGATGTCCCCAAGCTTATGGACACCTGCCATCAGGCCATGAGGACCACCTTCCTCCGCTTGTCCGGGATGCCCCAGGAGAACGGGGCGACTGCAGGGCCTTGTTCCCAGCCAGCCCAGTAACTGAGacctggggtggggcaggaccTGGGGACAGGATGGGGCCAGCCGGGGGCAGGGCCTGGCTAGAGAACAGAGGGacctcttcccctgccctggcTGCTAAATATCACAGTGTCCTGCTCCCGAGGTTCCCCCGCTTTTATTCCCCCGGATACAGGAGGCTGCCTCCTGCCATCGGCCTCAGATCCAGACCTCTGATGTCCCCCCAAAAGGAGAGTCAGCTGGAACGTCCCCAGGAAGCCCACGCTTGTGCCTCCCGGATGCGGGAGCAGGCTGGGGTCCAGCGGGGTCGACAGGCAGGGCTGAGCTGCaccctcctgcctgggcccgggGGGCGCGGAGGCTGGCTGGGCGGCCCGGCCTCTGGGAGAAACGGGACTGGGGGGGGTGTGTGGCCAGACACCTGGTCTTGTGCAGCCTGGGCCTCGGGGAGAGCCACGAAGCAGAGGTCTGTGCTCCGCTGGCCTTGGGAGCAAGCCGGCCAAACAGGCACTGCACTCCGTCCGCGTTTTTTAATAAACGAACTCTTGGAAGCGCCTGGTGAGTTGTGGTCACCAGGGGTGGGCGGGGTGCTACCATGCTGGGGCTGCCCCCCGCAGCGTCCCCCTCCAGGGGCCAGGCCCACGATCATCCTGCGGTAG
- the AGPAT2 gene encoding 1-acyl-sn-glycerol-3-phosphate acyltransferase beta isoform X3, translated as MELWPWLTAALLGLLLLVQLSRAAKFYAKITLYCALCVVGSTMASVVCLLRHHGRTVENMRIIKWFVMKFKYVLGLRFETKGLQKLEVDHPCVIISNHQSILDMMGLMEALPERCVQIAKRELLFLGPVGLVIYLGGIFFINRQQSRTARTVMADVGERMVKDNLKVWIYPEGTRNDNGDLLPFKKGAFYLAIQAQVPIIPVIYSSFSSFYKPKTKLFSSGTIKVEVLDAIPTSGLTVADVPKLMDTCHQAMRTTFLRLSGMPQENGATAGPCSQPAQ; from the exons ATGGAGCTCTGGCCGTGGCTGACCGCGgcgctgctggggctgctgctgctcgTGCAGCTGAGCCGCGCCGCCAAGTTCTACGCCAAGATCACCCTGTACTGCGCTCTCTGCGTCGTGGGCTCCACGATGGCCTCGGTCGTCTGCCTGCTGCGCCACCACGGCCGGACAGTGGAGAACATGAG GATCATCAAATGGTTTGTCATGAAGTTCAAGTACGTATTAGGCCTTCGTTTCGAGACCAAGGGTCTCCAGAAGCTGGAGGTGGACCACCCCTGTGTCATCATTTCTAACCACCAGAGCATCCTGGACATGATGG GCCTGATGGAGGCCCTGCCTGAGCGCTGCGTGCAGATCGCCAAGCGGGAGCTGCTCTTCTTGGGGCCCGTGGGCCTCGTCATATACCTCGGGGGCATCTTCTTCATCAACCGACAGCAGTCCAGGACCGCCAGGACCGTGATGGCCGACGTGGGCGAGCGCATGGTCAAGGACAAC CTTAAAGTGTGGATCTACCCTGAGGGCACACGGAACGACAACGGGGACCTGCTGCCTTTCAAGAAAGGCGCCTTCTACCTGGCGATCCAGGCCCAG GTGCCTATCATCCCCGTGATATACTCCAGCTTCTCCTCCTTCTACAAACCCAAGACGAAGCTCTTCAGCTCAG GAACCATCAAGGTGGAAGTGCTGGATGCCATCCCTACCAGTGGCCTCACTGTCGCCGATGTCCCCAAGCTTATGGACACCTGCCATCAGGCCATGAGGACCACCTTCCTCCGCTTGTCCGGGATGCCCCAGGAGAACGGGGCGACTGCAGGGCCTTGTTCCCAGCCAGCCCAGTAA